In Gigantopelta aegis isolate Gae_Host chromosome 6, Gae_host_genome, whole genome shotgun sequence, the following are encoded in one genomic region:
- the LOC121374202 gene encoding UPF0587 protein v1g245604-like isoform X2: MKISLQISAQLENLTCLKPEGEDFRWYLKLKCLNCGEETHDFVYCTETESSPLTGGRGHASVVLKCKLCKRENSIDIIPTTVSHYDADNAGSFKSVVTFDCRGVEPTDFSPREWYDYDEKAGQSVGISELKHQFITAK; this comes from the exons ATG AAAATTTCACTCCAAATATCGGCTCAGCTAGAAAATCTGACATGTCTGAAACCCGAAGGAGAAGATTTTAGATGGTATCTAAAG CTCAAGTGTCTAAACTGTGGTGAAGAGACCCATGATTTTGTGTACTGTACTGAAACT GAAAGTTCACCCTTAACTGGTGGTAGGGGCCATGCCAGTGTTGTGCTCAAGTGCAAACTGTGTAAAAGAGAAAATTCTATTG ACATTATCCCAACTACTGTGTCTCACTACGATGCTGACAATGCCGGCTCATTCAAGTCGGTGGTCACATTCGACTGTCGTGGCGTGGAACCAACAGACTTCTCACCACGG GAATGGTATGATTATGATGAAAAGGCTGGACAGTCTGTCGGTATCTCCGAGTTGAAGCATCAGTTCATCACAGCAAAGTGA
- the LOC121374202 gene encoding UPF0587 protein v1g245604-like isoform X1 produces the protein MKISLQISAQLENLTCLKPEGEDFRWYLKLKCLNCGEETHDFVYCTETESSPLTGGRGHASVVLKCKLCKRENSIDIIPTTVSHYDADNAGSFKSVVTFDCRGVEPTDFSPRVGWTAVGENTETVFADIDLKEKEWYDYDEKAGQSVGISELKHQFITAK, from the exons ATG AAAATTTCACTCCAAATATCGGCTCAGCTAGAAAATCTGACATGTCTGAAACCCGAAGGAGAAGATTTTAGATGGTATCTAAAG CTCAAGTGTCTAAACTGTGGTGAAGAGACCCATGATTTTGTGTACTGTACTGAAACT GAAAGTTCACCCTTAACTGGTGGTAGGGGCCATGCCAGTGTTGTGCTCAAGTGCAAACTGTGTAAAAGAGAAAATTCTATTG ACATTATCCCAACTACTGTGTCTCACTACGATGCTGACAATGCCGGCTCATTCAAGTCGGTGGTCACATTCGACTGTCGTGGCGTGGAACCAACAGACTTCTCACCACGG GTTGGTTGGACTGCTGTTGGAGAGAACACTGAAACTGTGTTTGCTGATATTGATTTAAAGGAAAAG GAATGGTATGATTATGATGAAAAGGCTGGACAGTCTGTCGGTATCTCCGAGTTGAAGCATCAGTTCATCACAGCAAAGTGA
- the LOC121375511 gene encoding crustacean calcium-binding protein 23-like, with amino-acid sequence MRFVLSIVLLAAVVCGEGETPTALEKMKTCMQNRGTVTLKKLGKLFTQMDSDRSWYLTCEEFTAGVGRRCADVTTGELQSLCELFDTESEMSPANTITYDEFVHHLQ; translated from the exons ATGAGATTTGTACTGTCGATTGTGCTGCTAGCCGCGGTGGTTTGCGGAGAGGGAGAAACCCCGACCGCCCTTGAAAAGATGAAGACATGTATGCAGAACAGGGGGACAGTCACTTTAAAGAAGCTCGGAAA GCTGTTCACACAGATGGACTCGGACAGGTCGTGGTACCTGACGTGTGAAGAGTTTACCGCGGGCGTCGGGCGGCGATGTGCTGACGTGACCACCGGGGAACTGCAGAGTCTCTGTGAACTCTTCGACACGGAGTCGGAAATGTCACCAGCCAACACGATCACATATGACGAATTTGTACACCATTTGCAATAA